The genomic region GCGCAATTCGTAGAACTCCAGGTCGGTGGTGATGCCGCTCCTCCTCCAGAGGCGCGCATAAACAAAGACCGTAAGCATACCTGTGAGGAGGAATGCCCACCAGGCCCAGTTGCCTGAGACACCGTTCTGCCTGACGATATCCGTTACGAGATTGGGAGTATCTGCGGAGAAGGTCGTGGCGACCATACTGACTCCGAGCAGCCACCAAGGCATGTTTCCTCCAGAAAGGAAGAATTCACGAGAACCCTTTTTCGACTTTTTAGAGCTCCAAATACCTACTCCAAGATAGATGGCCAGCAAGGAGAATATGATGACGATATCGAGGGTGCTGAGGGTCATGCTCCGTTGATTTTCAAACGAATTAACCAAGAAAAGGAAGGGCTGGAATCAGCGAGGTGGAATTCTCCTAACAAGGAGTGCCAAACAAGTCACAACAGCTTGTACATCACTTTGTGTGGACCTATCCCTTCTATCTCGAAGATGTCATCGAAGGCGGTATAGTCTTGCTTGACGTAATAGCCATATGCAGAAGTGCGTGCATTGCACCAGATGAGGTCATAGCCCTTCTCGCGAGCGATGCGTTCACCTTCTTCCAATACCCGCGCACCTATGCCCTTTCCTTGATGCTCGGGCAATGTTCCCATGCCTCTCAGTCGGTATTGCTTGGCATGTGGCAGACGGTCGGAGAGTTGAGGGAAGAAGGAGGCGATGCATACCAGTTCATCACCGATGTATGCACCAACATGGAAGCTCTCGGTCTTCGAGTCTCCCGGATAGAGACAATCCGCTAATGTCTGATGAGGCCGGAGGATACTATGTCGGAGGGGATAGGTGTCCTCAGCTGTTATTTCTTTGACTTCAAACACGCTCGATCACCGCTGCATATCCCTGTCCCACACCCACACACATAGTAACGAGGGCGTATCGCTTATCCTGTTCGTGCAATTCGATAGCCGCAGTATTCAACAGACGCGCCCCGGTCATTCCGAGTGGATGGCCGATGGCTATG from Flavobacteriales bacterium harbors:
- a CDS encoding GNAT family N-acetyltransferase; the encoded protein is MFEVKEITAEDTYPLRHSILRPHQTLADCLYPGDSKTESFHVGAYIGDELVCIASFFPQLSDRLPHAKQYRLRGMGTLPEHQGKGIGARVLEEGERIAREKGYDLIWCNARTSAYGYYVKQDYTAFDDIFEIEGIGPHKVMYKLL